A region of Lycium barbarum isolate Lr01 chromosome 3, ASM1917538v2, whole genome shotgun sequence DNA encodes the following proteins:
- the LOC132630748 gene encoding putative serine/threonine-protein kinase: protein MGWSCFGVLQSCKDNRETHVQEITTNDVRLFSYNSLRSATGHFHPSNKIGGGGFGVVYKGALRDETRIAIKCLSAESKQGTKEFLTEINMISNTRHPNLVQLIGCCVESGNRMLIYEYLENNSLASALLGSKSKRVSLDWPKRVAICLGVASGLAFLHEEAAPPIVHRDIKASNILLDENLHPKIGDFGLAKLFPENVTHLSTQVAGTIGYLAPEYALFGQLTKKADIYSFGVLVLEIISGRSSSKAAFGVELLVLVEWVWKLREEGRLLDIVDPELTEYPEAELLRFIKVALFCTQAAPTQRPKMKQVIEMLSKEVNLNEKLLTEPGVYRPHSSKRSSYGSLQKSSSVGKKGVQPVNPFATSTKFDSFQSVTQMLPR, encoded by the exons ATGGGCTGGAGTTGCTTTGGAGTATTGCAATCATGCAAAGACAACAGAGAGACTCACGTCCAAG AGATTACAACCAACGATGTGAGACTTTTTTCATATAACTCGTTGAGATCAGCAACAGGGCACTTCCATCCATCTAATAAGATAGGAGGTGGTGGTTTTGGAGTTGTTTACAAG GGAGCTTTGAGAGATGAAACTCGCATTGCCATTAAGTGTCTCTCTGCTGAATCAAAACAAGGGACCAAGGAATTCTTGACAGAGATTAATATGATTTCAAACACCCGACATCCAAATCTTGTTCAGTTGATTGGTTGTTGTGTTGAAAGTGGCAATAGAATGTTGATATATGAATACTTGGAGAATAACAGCCTTGCCAGTGCTTTACTTG GTTCTAAAAGTAAACGTGTTTCCCTGGATTGGCCAAAGAGAGTTGCTATATGTTTAGGTGTAGCATCTGGTTTAGCATTTCTTCATGAGGAAGCAGCACCACCAATTGTTCATCGAGATATTAAGGCCAGTAATATCCTCCTAGATGAAAACCTTCATCCTAAAATTGGAGATTTTGGTTTGGCGAAGCTTTTTCCTGAAAATGTGACTCATCTTAGTACGCAAGTGGCAGGAACCAT AGGTTATCTTGCTCCCGAGTATGCCTTGTTTGGACAACTCACGAAAAAGGCTGATATCTACAGTTTTGGGGTTCTTGTACTTGAAATCATAAGTGGAAGAAGCAGTAGTAAAGCAGCATTTGGAGTGGAACTTTTGGTTCTGGTGGAATGG GTATGGAAGCTAAGAGAAGAAGGGCGGCTTCTGGATATCGTAGATCCAGAGCTAACAGAGTATCCAGAAGCTGAATTACTGCGCTTCATCAAAGTTGCTCTCTTTTGCACACAAGCAGCACCTACTCAAAGACCTAAGATGAAACAAGTGATTGAGATGTTGTCTAAAGAAGTCAATCTCAATGAGAAGTTGTTAACTGAACCAGGAGTCTATAGACCACATAGCTCGAAAAGATCCAGTTATGGTAGTCTACAGAAATCATCTTCTGTGGGGAAGAAAGGGGTGCAACCTGTAAATCCTTTTGCAACATCGACAAAGTTTGATAGTTTTCAGAGTGTCACCCAAATGCTTCCTAGATAA
- the LOC132630501 gene encoding uncharacterized protein LOC132630501 — MGGDVVNGDSAPLHLSKTDSPMQRLHDIVSHNAGKVESHLEDKEDCQINEDDLEESVESVQTQQAFHRLQMLHRYHRFMLVSLMEPFQHVRKIQKYKRRLGMHQDGANCSGKIWFFVEENVDVEILYDTAQQVTLKLFLQKHNRYLITTMVYAKCDEVERMPLWDSIYQLVGSYDMPWLVGGDFNVVMNKEEKIGGVPVVPQNFEDFAFCINSCDLFETCLKGSPFTWWNGRAGDDCIFERLDRIFFNSRFQQWFGHIVVEHLSKTESDHAPLLITSGEEVQTFIKPFKFLKFWTEHKDFLDIVKLNWSVESVGNPFFLVFKQKIKIVKRALSAWSRLAFEDIFKQLIIREDIVRIKEQLFEEDPSAENRIVLQLAQAEMKKRKRLEVNRIQISNGEWIEDKEQLVAEAVNFFQQQFSQEEEALDFGMLKHIPQMLSSESNDLLCALPSPKEVKNVIFELKGETTCGPDGLSGTFFHLCWDIVGMDVFRMVQAFYEGHTLPKSLTNTNLVLIPKKSEVHTFGDL; from the exons ATGGGAGGAGATGTGGTGAATGGAGATAGTGCT CCTTTACATTTATCGAAGACTGATTCCCCCATGCAGAGGTTACATGATATCGTCTCCCATAATGCTGGAAAAGTTGAAAGTCATTTGGAGGATAAAGAGGATTGTCAAATTAATGAGGATGATCTGGAGGAGTCTGTTGA atcagtgCAGACACAACAAGCTTTTCACAGACTTCAAATGCTACATAGATATCACAGGTTTATGTTAGTTTCTttaatggagccttttcaacatGTTAGAAAGATTCAAAAATACAAAAGGAGGTTAGGGATGCATCAGGATGGTGCAAATTGTAGTGGAAAGATTTGGTTCTTTGTAGAGGAGAATGTAGATGTGGAAATTCTATATGATACTGCACAGCAGGTCACCTTGAAACTGTTTCTTCAAAAGCACAATAGATATCTTATAACAACCATGGTTTATGCTAAATGTGATGAAGTAGAAAGAATGCCTCTTTGGGATAGTATTTATCAGTTAGTTGGCTCCTATGACATGCCTTGGCTGGTAGGGGGAGATTTTAATGTAGTGATGAATAAAGAGGAGAAAATAGGTGGAGTTCCTGTGGTCCCTCAGAACTTTGAGGATTTTGCCTTTTGTATCAACTCATGTGATTTATTTGAAACATGTCTTAAAGGTAGCCCTTTTACATGGTGGAATGGCAGGGCTGGAGATGATTGTATATTTGAAAGATTGGACAGAATCTTCTTTAACTCACGGTTTCAACAATGGTTTGGTCACATTGTAGTGGAGCATTTATCCAAGACCGAATCTGATCATGCTCCACTTCTTATCACTTCGGGTGAGGAAGTTCAGACTTTCATAAAACCATTCaagtttttgaaattttggactGAGCATAAAGATTTCTTGGACATAGTAAAGCTGAATTGGTCTGTGGAGAGTGTTGGCAAtcctttttttttggtttttaaaCAGAAGATCAAGATAGTAAAAAGGGCTCTATCTGCTTGGAGTAGACTGGCTTTTGAAGATATCTTCAAACAACTTATCATCAGGGAAGATATAGTGAGAATTAAGGAACAACTGTTTGAAGAGGATCCTTCTGCAGAAAATAGAATAGTCTTGCAGCTTGCTCAGGCTGAAATGAAGAA GAGAAAAAGGTTAGAGGTGAATAGAATTCAAATATCTAATGGTGAGTGGATAGAAGATAAGGAGCAGCTTGTAGCAGAAGCAGTTAACTTCTTTCAACAACAATTCTCTCAAGAGGAGGAGGCTCTAGATTTCGGCATGTTAAAGCATATTCCACAGATGCTCTCTTCTGAAAGCAATGATTTGCTTTGTGCACTTCCATCCCCAAAAGAAGTAAAGAATGTTATCTTTGAACTTAAAGGAGAGACTACTTGTGGTCCTGATGGATTATCAGGAACTTTCTTTCATTTATGTTGGGACATTGTAGGAATGGATGTATTCAGAATGGTTCAGGCTTTCTATGAAGGTCATACTCTCCCAAAATCACTAACTAATACTAATTTGGTGTTGATCCCTAAGAAATCAGAAGTTCACACTTTTGGGGATCTCTGA